One window of Bacillus alkalicellulosilyticus genomic DNA carries:
- a CDS encoding TetR/AcrR family transcriptional regulator yields MIVISIPRKSSKDKIIDTASRLFQRQGYHATGLNQITQESGAPKGSLYYYFPNGKEELASVAVGRTVDLVAKRIQDGLKRYDDPIEAIQQFIFNLATEFEEDFEKKQGLPVASVALETAHTSEVIRQRCQQAYEKWHDIFAQKLIEGGVEQEKATELGLVINAMIEGAFIIVITKKDSEPLRQIARYIPNLLK; encoded by the coding sequence GTGATAGTTATTTCTATACCAAGGAAGTCTTCTAAAGATAAAATTATTGATACAGCTTCACGACTATTCCAAAGACAAGGGTATCATGCTACAGGGCTTAACCAGATAACACAAGAAAGTGGTGCGCCAAAAGGATCATTGTATTATTATTTTCCTAATGGAAAAGAGGAACTAGCTAGTGTGGCTGTCGGTCGTACGGTGGACTTAGTGGCGAAGAGGATTCAAGACGGTTTAAAGAGATACGATGATCCTATTGAAGCGATTCAACAGTTTATTTTTAATTTAGCTACTGAATTTGAAGAGGATTTTGAAAAGAAACAAGGTTTGCCTGTAGCCTCCGTTGCATTAGAAACAGCACATACTAGTGAGGTTATTCGTCAGCGTTGTCAACAAGCTTATGAGAAGTGGCATGACATCTTTGCCCAAAAGTTAATAGAGGGAGGAGTTGAACAGGAGAAGGCGACCGAGTTAGGTTTAGTCATTAATGCAATGATTGAGGGGGCTTTTATCATTGTAATAACGAAAAAGGATAGTGAACCCTTAAGACAAATAGCACGATACATTCCAAATTTATTAAAATAA
- a CDS encoding sensor histidine kinase: protein MDNLLINILFVLLPILIFQIFYINIDSKYKNIILATVFSISTVIIMNFPIENYEGHLFDLRYIAFVLGALYGGKKVAIFLYFVVLTYRFYIGGAGFYIALIDSTLLLIILLFFLIPKYQKYSLKTKINVTMALLGVVAIISLIICHTFFGFILHAPIVLLSSFVVAQALTMGLSVYTLEYFISIDTMKKQLYHNEKLKSLSEMAASISHEVRNPLTVTRGFIQLLKSPDIDDNKKDAYLDLSLQELDRAESIISDYLTFAKPHVNVELELLNIAEEMNYIANVMQPYALMQNVSITKECFIKESYILGNQKQFHQCLINLSKNAIEAMHNGGKLEFKVSKENGIIIIQLVDSGIGMSSEQIARLGVPFFTNKEKGTGLGTMVAYSIVKAMKGEIKVKSKMNEGTVFTIFLPESESRLSTDKSYL from the coding sequence ATGGATAATCTACTTATTAATATACTATTTGTTCTATTACCAATATTAATCTTCCAAATCTTTTATATTAATATAGATTCCAAGTATAAAAACATCATACTTGCTACCGTTTTTAGTATTTCAACTGTTATAATTATGAATTTCCCAATTGAAAACTATGAAGGTCATTTATTTGATCTAAGGTACATTGCATTTGTATTAGGAGCCTTATATGGTGGGAAAAAGGTTGCTATTTTTCTTTATTTCGTTGTTTTAACTTACCGCTTTTATATAGGTGGGGCAGGTTTTTATATTGCTTTAATTGATAGTACTTTACTATTAATTATTCTCCTGTTTTTTCTAATACCAAAGTATCAAAAATACTCTCTCAAAACAAAAATTAATGTTACGATGGCTTTGCTAGGTGTTGTTGCTATTATTAGTTTAATTATTTGTCATACATTTTTTGGATTTATCCTTCACGCACCAATTGTTTTATTATCTTCCTTTGTTGTGGCACAAGCTTTAACAATGGGACTATCTGTTTATACTCTTGAGTACTTTATTTCAATTGACACAATGAAAAAGCAGTTATACCATAATGAAAAATTAAAAAGCCTTTCGGAAATGGCGGCTAGTATCTCTCATGAAGTTCGAAATCCTTTGACCGTAACAAGAGGGTTTATCCAACTCCTAAAAAGTCCAGATATTGATGATAATAAGAAGGATGCTTATCTAGATTTATCCCTTCAAGAATTAGATCGTGCTGAATCGATTATTTCTGATTATCTTACATTTGCAAAGCCACATGTGAATGTTGAACTAGAATTATTAAATATTGCCGAAGAAATGAACTATATTGCAAATGTAATGCAGCCTTATGCGTTAATGCAAAATGTATCGATAACAAAAGAATGTTTTATTAAGGAGAGTTATATTTTAGGAAACCAAAAACAATTTCATCAATGCTTAATTAACTTATCAAAAAATGCAATTGAAGCCATGCATAACGGTGGAAAGCTAGAGTTTAAAGTGAGTAAAGAGAATGGAATAATTATTATACAGCTAGTTGATTCTGGAATAGGTATGTCTTCTGAGCAAATCGCACGTTTAGGTGTGCCGTTTTTCACTAATAAAGAGAAGGGTACAGGTTTAGGAACAATGGTAGCTTACAGTATTGTGAAAGCAATGAAGGGAGAAATAAAGGTGAAAAGTAAAATGAACGAAGGAACTGTATTTACTATTTTTCTCCCAGAGAGTGAAAGCAGATTATCAACAGATAAATCTTATTTATAA
- a CDS encoding RNA polymerase sigma factor, whose protein sequence is MKRSLLRVTEEYEEDDLSEKVENKIIDVYERHVDMVYRICFSMTGNQQDAEDIVQAVFITLLESNQSFMSADHEKAWLIVTAKNKCIDLHRRWWKKNVVQFDSSRMEWFGVDHIQYSDLEDALKKLSSTHRLLLYLHYYEGYKLSEMANMLNLNLNTVKTKIRSAKKRLRLEIGDDFHG, encoded by the coding sequence ATGAAACGTTCTTTGTTACGAGTAACAGAGGAATATGAGGAAGATGATTTGTCAGAGAAAGTAGAGAACAAGATTATAGATGTATATGAACGGCACGTTGATATGGTATATAGGATTTGTTTCTCCATGACGGGGAATCAACAAGATGCAGAAGATATAGTGCAAGCAGTGTTTATTACTTTACTGGAAAGCAACCAAAGTTTTATGAGTGCGGACCATGAAAAAGCATGGCTTATTGTAACGGCTAAAAACAAATGTATCGATTTACACCGAAGATGGTGGAAGAAGAACGTGGTTCAATTTGATTCCAGTAGGATGGAATGGTTTGGTGTAGACCACATTCAGTATAGTGACTTAGAGGATGCACTCAAAAAGTTATCCTCAACACACAGATTACTGTTGTATTTACATTACTATGAAGGCTATAAACTAAGTGAAATGGCTAACATGTTGAACCTTAATTTAAACACGGTAAAAACGAAAATAAGAAGCGCAAAAAAACGGCTGAGACTCGAGATAGGAGATGATTTTCATGGATAA
- a CDS encoding ABC transporter ATP-binding protein — MTVEVKNVSKTYGTKHALKSVSLTIEEDKIYGLLGRNGAGKTSLMQVVAGHLLPTKGNVLIKGEQPFNNRDVLQQICMIYESGNYNKRLKIKQVLKIASLFYPNWCQQTAVRLLQEFNLDPSMKAKGLSKGMEASLGIVIGLASRSKITIFDEPYIGLDAAARYRFYDVLLEEYEDYPRTIILSTHLIDEVSNLFEEVIIMKGGEVLLQKNTEKLLADSMQISRKKEVIDSFVTGKQVLHETEIMGMKTVLIYDPNMTSEQAKALGLKVERCNVQQLMVYLTEQKGVS; from the coding sequence ATGACAGTTGAAGTTAAGAACGTTTCGAAGACATATGGGACAAAGCACGCGTTAAAAAGCGTATCACTTACAATTGAGGAAGACAAAATCTACGGTCTGCTCGGTCGAAACGGTGCTGGGAAAACGTCGTTAATGCAAGTAGTGGCAGGTCATTTACTTCCTACTAAAGGCAATGTATTAATCAAAGGAGAACAACCATTTAACAATCGAGATGTACTGCAACAAATTTGCATGATCTATGAAAGTGGTAATTATAATAAACGCCTAAAAATAAAACAAGTGTTAAAAATAGCTTCGCTTTTTTATCCGAATTGGTGCCAACAAACAGCAGTACGTCTTTTACAAGAATTTAATTTAGACCCAAGCATGAAAGCAAAAGGGCTGTCTAAAGGAATGGAAGCTTCACTTGGAATTGTCATCGGCCTTGCTAGTCGGTCGAAAATAACGATTTTTGATGAACCATACATTGGTCTTGACGCAGCTGCGCGTTATCGGTTTTATGACGTTCTATTAGAAGAATATGAAGATTATCCACGTACCATCATTCTTTCCACACATCTCATTGATGAAGTGAGTAACTTGTTTGAGGAAGTCATTATTATGAAAGGTGGCGAAGTGCTTCTTCAAAAAAATACTGAAAAACTGCTTGCAGACAGTATGCAAATTAGTAGGAAAAAAGAAGTGATTGATTCGTTCGTTACTGGAAAGCAAGTTCTCCACGAAACGGAGATAATGGGCATGAAAACCGTACTAATTTATGATCCGAATATGACTAGTGAACAAGCAAAAGCACTAGGATTAAAGGTAGAGCGCTGTAATGTCCAGCAACTTATGGTGTACTTAACCGAACAGAAGGGAGTAAGTTAA
- a CDS encoding GntR family transcriptional regulator, protein MYSKLQDDKPIFQQIAETIESRILEGLIQEGDKIPSTNEMAKHYQINPATAAKGINQLVEQNIVFKKRGIGMFVAEDARKIILAKRKTNFYNDYMVPLKKEAKKLGITVEELKQLLEMEEER, encoded by the coding sequence ATGTACAGTAAGCTACAGGATGACAAACCCATCTTTCAACAAATTGCTGAGACGATAGAATCTCGGATCCTGGAGGGTTTAATTCAAGAAGGAGACAAAATTCCCTCCACAAATGAAATGGCTAAACATTATCAAATCAACCCAGCTACAGCAGCAAAAGGAATTAACCAATTGGTAGAACAGAACATCGTTTTTAAGAAAAGAGGGATCGGAATGTTTGTTGCAGAAGACGCGCGTAAGATTATTTTGGCAAAGCGAAAAACGAATTTTTACAACGATTATATGGTCCCATTAAAAAAAGAAGCAAAAAAACTCGGAATAACAGTCGAAGAATTAAAACAGCTACTTGAAATGGAGGAAGAGAGATGA
- the argF gene encoding ornithine carbamoyltransferase: protein MTEQNMAASLKGRNFLTLLDFSTGEIKYLLDQAAKLKKAQKEGEGPLLLKGKSLGMIFENASTRTRVSFEVGMTQLGGHALFLSPRDLQIGRGEPIMDTAQVLSRYVDAIMIRTNSHETVEELAKYSTVPVINALTDYYHPCQALADMQTIYEQKGTFEGLKLTYIGDGNNVAHSLVIACAKLGIDVSVATPVGYEMNQSIISRAKEVAVSTGSTIVETNAPVEAITDADIVYTDVWASMGFEAEQVNREKAFSNFQVNGELVKHAKPDYMFLHCLPAHRGEEVTTDVIDSKHSFIYDEAENRLHAQKAVLAALV from the coding sequence ATGACGGAACAAAACATGGCGGCATCCCTAAAAGGCCGAAACTTTCTAACATTACTCGATTTTTCGACGGGAGAAATTAAATATTTGTTAGACCAAGCAGCTAAGTTGAAAAAAGCTCAAAAAGAAGGAGAAGGTCCTCTCCTTCTTAAAGGAAAATCTCTAGGAATGATTTTTGAAAATGCCTCTACACGTACTCGTGTCTCCTTTGAAGTAGGGATGACACAATTAGGAGGACATGCTTTATTTTTAAGTCCAAGAGACCTTCAAATTGGTCGTGGCGAACCGATAATGGACACGGCACAAGTCCTTTCTCGTTATGTTGATGCGATTATGATTCGTACAAATAGCCATGAAACTGTTGAAGAGCTTGCCAAGTATTCAACTGTACCCGTTATCAATGCGTTAACAGACTATTATCATCCATGTCAGGCATTGGCTGATATGCAAACGATTTACGAGCAAAAAGGCACATTTGAAGGATTAAAGCTTACCTACATTGGGGACGGAAACAATGTTGCACATTCTCTTGTTATTGCTTGTGCAAAGCTTGGAATTGATGTATCAGTTGCAACACCAGTAGGCTATGAAATGAATCAATCAATCATTAGCCGAGCGAAAGAGGTTGCGGTTTCTACAGGTTCAACAATTGTAGAAACAAATGCCCCAGTTGAAGCAATTACGGATGCTGATATCGTCTATACAGACGTTTGGGCAAGTATGGGATTTGAAGCAGAGCAAGTGAACCGAGAAAAAGCTTTTTCAAACTTTCAAGTGAACGGTGAACTTGTTAAGCATGCAAAACCAGACTATATGTTTTTACATTGCTTACCTGCACATCGCGGGGAAGAAGTTACAACAGATGTCATCGACAGCAAGCATTCTTTCATCTATGATGAAGCAGAAAATCGTCTACACGCACAAAAAGCAGTGTTAGCTGCGTTAGTATAA
- a CDS encoding carbamoyl phosphate synthase large subunit, with the protein MPKLQSISSVLVIGSGPIVIGQAAEFDYAGTQACLALREEGVNVILVNNNPATVMTDEACADKVYFEPMTVESIEKIIQKEKPDGLLATLGGQTGLNLALALHKQGILEKYNVQLLGTPIESIIKGEDREEFRELMHELNEPVPESEIVSTIDGALEFANKVDYPIIVRPAYTLGGAGGGIATNEEELRYIVKGGLQQSPITQCLIEKSIAGFKEIEYEVMRDANDTCITVCNMENIDPVGVHTGDSIVVAPSQTLTDVEYQMLRSVSLKIIRALGIVGGCNIQFALDPNSKQYYLIEVNPRVSRSSALASKATGYPIARMAAKLSLGYHLHELLNPVTGHTYASFEPALDYVVVKFPRWPFDKFVHADRKLGTQMKATGEVMAIERNLESGLQKAIRSLEIKTDGLRLQAIKEWTTDELWNSVIHADDRRFFAILELIRQGITIEEIHEKTNINLFFLHSFQKLISLEYLAEESSFDTISTENLALLKKFGFGDKWLSQVWNVPFSTVREKRKAAGILPSYKMVDTCAGEFTASTAYYYSSWSGEHDVEVSNKKKILIIGSGPIRIGQGIEFDYCSVHGAMSVQKLGYEAIIMNNNPETVSTDYEMADRLYFEPLTIEDVLNVVDLEQVEGAIVQLGGQTAISLVQELEEAGVKLYGTNVDTIDQLEDRGRFYEFMQKVGTNHIPGVTANSKEELLAKANDIGYPILLRPSYVIGGQGMAIHSNEEELLEYVNDKDKSVLYPILIDAYYPGVEIEVDALTDGKDVLIPGMFQHIEKAGVHSGDSMAVTPPFSLSEDTKEKVIDFTTRIARGMDFKGIFNIQFVLYENELYVIEINPRASRTVPILSKVTGMNMVDVTVNLLLGKTIAELGLPTGLLPETPYYTVKAPIFSYAKLAGLDPLLEAEMKSTGELISISHTLEEGMRKAFAWNEGQIPAIFKNEGTIYCEVAQEEQEAFSPLSQALQDNGFTLVQNNFDEWVNSDEAVALISIPQKGHRSGKIHRLEALKQRITVITELTTLEMMLGSLQTTNYQVQAVDEWLSTRKAAPVK; encoded by the coding sequence ATGCCTAAGTTACAATCGATCTCATCTGTCCTAGTCATAGGCTCTGGTCCAATCGTCATTGGGCAAGCAGCTGAATTTGACTATGCTGGAACACAAGCATGCTTAGCGCTAAGAGAAGAAGGCGTGAATGTCATCCTGGTTAATAACAACCCAGCTACAGTTATGACAGATGAGGCCTGTGCAGATAAAGTATATTTTGAACCAATGACCGTAGAAAGCATCGAAAAAATAATCCAAAAAGAAAAACCAGACGGACTACTAGCCACTCTTGGTGGTCAAACAGGATTAAATTTAGCATTAGCTCTTCATAAACAAGGGATTTTAGAAAAATATAATGTTCAACTGCTAGGAACTCCGATTGAATCAATCATTAAAGGCGAAGACCGAGAAGAGTTCCGCGAATTAATGCATGAATTAAACGAACCGGTTCCTGAAAGTGAGATTGTCTCAACGATTGATGGTGCACTTGAATTTGCGAATAAAGTAGATTATCCAATTATCGTCCGTCCAGCTTATACGTTAGGAGGAGCTGGAGGAGGAATTGCGACTAATGAAGAAGAGCTGCGTTATATTGTGAAGGGTGGACTTCAACAAAGTCCGATCACACAATGTTTAATTGAAAAAAGTATCGCAGGCTTTAAGGAAATCGAGTATGAAGTCATGCGAGATGCAAATGATACGTGCATTACGGTTTGTAATATGGAGAACATTGACCCCGTTGGAGTTCATACGGGCGATTCAATTGTCGTTGCTCCATCTCAAACCTTAACGGATGTCGAATATCAAATGCTTCGTTCGGTTTCTTTAAAGATCATTCGTGCTCTCGGAATTGTTGGTGGCTGTAACATCCAATTTGCGCTTGACCCTAACAGCAAGCAGTATTATTTAATCGAAGTGAACCCTCGTGTCAGTCGCTCTTCAGCATTAGCTTCAAAAGCGACAGGCTATCCGATTGCAAGGATGGCTGCCAAGTTAAGCTTAGGGTATCATCTTCATGAGCTGCTAAATCCAGTAACAGGTCATACGTATGCTAGTTTTGAACCGGCTTTGGATTATGTCGTCGTAAAATTCCCACGCTGGCCATTTGATAAATTTGTGCATGCTGACAGAAAGTTAGGAACACAAATGAAAGCCACTGGTGAAGTAATGGCGATTGAACGTAACCTAGAAAGCGGACTGCAAAAAGCGATCCGTTCACTAGAAATTAAAACAGACGGATTACGACTTCAAGCGATTAAAGAATGGACTACTGATGAGTTATGGAACAGTGTCATTCATGCCGATGATCGTCGATTCTTTGCGATATTAGAATTAATCAGACAAGGAATAACAATCGAAGAGATTCATGAAAAAACAAATATAAATCTATTTTTCTTACACAGTTTTCAAAAGCTTATCTCATTAGAGTATTTGGCTGAGGAATCTTCATTTGATACGATATCAACAGAAAATTTAGCTCTATTAAAGAAATTTGGCTTTGGCGATAAGTGGTTAAGTCAGGTCTGGAATGTTCCGTTTTCAACGGTCAGAGAGAAGCGAAAAGCAGCTGGTATCCTTCCTTCTTATAAGATGGTAGATACATGTGCTGGTGAGTTTACAGCTTCAACGGCCTACTATTACTCGAGCTGGTCTGGTGAGCATGATGTAGAAGTATCCAATAAGAAAAAGATTCTTATTATCGGTTCAGGTCCGATTCGAATCGGGCAAGGAATCGAGTTCGATTATTGCTCTGTTCATGGAGCTATGAGTGTTCAAAAGCTCGGTTATGAAGCGATTATTATGAACAATAACCCTGAAACCGTAAGTACGGATTATGAAATGGCGGACCGTCTTTATTTTGAGCCATTGACGATTGAGGATGTGTTAAATGTTGTTGACTTAGAACAAGTCGAAGGAGCGATTGTTCAACTTGGTGGGCAAACAGCCATCTCGCTTGTTCAAGAGTTAGAAGAAGCTGGAGTTAAGCTTTATGGAACGAATGTGGATACGATTGATCAATTAGAGGATCGAGGTCGTTTCTATGAGTTTATGCAAAAGGTTGGCACGAACCATATCCCTGGAGTCACTGCCAATAGCAAAGAAGAATTACTTGCGAAAGCGAATGACATAGGCTACCCTATTTTATTAAGACCTTCGTATGTAATCGGCGGGCAAGGAATGGCGATTCACTCGAACGAAGAAGAGCTTCTAGAATATGTGAATGATAAAGATAAATCAGTCCTTTATCCGATCTTAATTGATGCGTATTATCCTGGTGTCGAGATTGAAGTCGATGCCTTGACAGATGGCAAAGACGTGTTAATTCCAGGTATGTTCCAACATATCGAAAAAGCGGGTGTTCACTCCGGTGACAGTATGGCGGTTACCCCTCCTTTCTCATTAAGTGAGGATACAAAAGAAAAAGTAATCGACTTTACAACAAGAATTGCAAGAGGGATGGACTTTAAGGGCATCTTTAACATTCAATTTGTTCTTTATGAGAATGAATTATATGTGATTGAAATCAATCCGAGAGCATCAAGAACGGTTCCTATTTTGAGTAAGGTTACCGGTATGAATATGGTAGATGTTACAGTGAACCTTCTATTAGGAAAAACGATAGCGGAGCTTGGTTTACCAACAGGATTGCTGCCTGAAACGCCTTACTACACTGTGAAAGCCCCAATTTTCTCATATGCTAAATTAGCTGGACTTGATCCATTGCTTGAAGCAGAAATGAAATCAACAGGTGAATTGATTAGCATTAGTCATACACTTGAAGAGGGAATGAGAAAGGCGTTTGCGTGGAACGAAGGACAAATTCCTGCCATCTTTAAAAATGAAGGAACAATTTATTGTGAGGTTGCCCAAGAGGAGCAAGAAGCGTTTTCTCCTTTATCACAAGCATTGCAGGATAACGGATTTACACTTGTACAAAATAACTTTGATGAGTGGGTAAATAGTGACGAAGCCGTTGCTCTAATAAGCATTCCGCAAAAAGGACATCGCTCAGGAAAAATCCACCGTCTTGAAGCATTAAAACAGCGAATTACGGTCATTACGGAGCTCACAACGTTAGAGATGATGTTAGGAAGTTTACAGACAACAAATTATCAGGTTCAAGCTGTAGATGAGTGGCTTTCTACACGAAAAGCAGCACCAGTTAAATAA
- a CDS encoding carbamoyl phosphate synthase small subunit yields MKGYLVLSTGETFEGEWLGTQEEVYGEVVFFTGMTGYQEVITDPSFKGQIVVFTYPLIGNYGVNQADNESKAPQVSGVIVSESSSQGFHYESTNSFSDTCSDSDVPLLAGVDTRAVVKRIRELGDMGAIITTDLNKVDFTKYKPIGTRDLVKEVSTQTIEQFGDGDIHVVLVDFGYKKSIVDCLVKLGCKVTVVPYDTPFEKVQSLAPDGILLSNGPGNPKKLEAQLPNIKKLATTYPTLGICLGHQLLALAFGGDTEKLRFGHRGANQPVQDVVTNQVYMTSQNHSYVVKEEQMEQTGFSVRFKNINDGSVEGLSHKELPITSIQFHPEAHPGPSDSEQIFSQFLQEMSSKRREKAYA; encoded by the coding sequence ATGAAAGGGTATCTAGTTCTTTCAACCGGGGAGACATTTGAAGGAGAATGGCTTGGAACACAAGAAGAGGTATATGGAGAAGTTGTCTTTTTTACTGGAATGACAGGGTATCAAGAAGTCATTACCGACCCTTCTTTTAAAGGGCAAATCGTTGTATTTACGTATCCGTTAATCGGAAACTATGGAGTCAATCAAGCAGACAATGAAAGCAAAGCCCCTCAAGTATCGGGTGTTATCGTAAGTGAAAGTAGTTCACAAGGGTTTCATTATGAATCAACGAATTCATTTTCAGATACTTGCTCAGACAGCGATGTTCCATTACTTGCAGGTGTAGACACAAGAGCGGTTGTAAAGCGAATTCGTGAATTAGGGGATATGGGTGCCATCATCACAACAGATTTAAATAAAGTCGATTTTACAAAGTATAAACCGATTGGTACACGTGATTTAGTGAAAGAAGTATCCACACAAACGATTGAACAGTTTGGTGATGGAGATATTCATGTCGTATTGGTTGATTTTGGATATAAAAAGTCAATTGTAGATTGTTTAGTTAAGCTTGGATGTAAAGTAACTGTAGTCCCATATGATACTCCTTTTGAGAAGGTTCAATCATTGGCACCAGATGGAATCTTGCTATCCAATGGTCCAGGAAATCCAAAAAAACTTGAGGCGCAACTTCCAAACATTAAAAAACTAGCAACGACTTATCCGACACTTGGGATTTGTTTAGGTCATCAGCTTTTGGCGTTAGCGTTTGGTGGAGATACAGAAAAGCTTCGTTTTGGACACCGTGGAGCCAATCAACCGGTTCAAGATGTAGTGACGAATCAAGTATACATGACTTCTCAAAACCACAGTTATGTTGTGAAAGAGGAGCAAATGGAACAAACCGGTTTCTCTGTTCGATTTAAAAATATCAATGATGGATCTGTTGAAGGTCTTTCACATAAAGAACTCCCAATCACTTCGATTCAGTTTCATCCAGAAGCACATCCAGGACCAAGTGATAGTGAACAAATCTTTTCGCAATTCCTTCAGGAAATGAGCAGCAAGAGGAGAGAAAAAGCATATGCCTAA
- a CDS encoding acetylornithine transaminase: MSSLFPTYARWNIEVDQAKGTILTATNGKEYLDFTAGIAVCNLGHCHETVVKAVQEQTEKLWHVSNLFHIPLQEEVATKLVAHSDGNYVFFCNSGAEANEAAIKLARKYTGKTKILTFKQSFHGRTFGSMSATGQEKIHEGFGPLLQEFSYLEYNNLSSVKAAMDENVAAVMLEVIQGEGGVNPGEASFIKGVEALCKEQDVLLIIDEVQTGVGRTGKPFGYQHYDISPDIITVAKGLGNGFPVGALIGKEKLVEAFGPGSHGSTFGGNPLAMAAAIATLNIALEDSFLAEVSEKGAYLVQQLEEKLGNVPFVKEVRGKGLMVGIECDGSVGDIVGDLREQGLLILVAGPTVIRILPPLTVTKEEIDKAVEMIAKACLVTN; encoded by the coding sequence ATGAGTTCACTATTTCCAACTTACGCAAGATGGAATATTGAGGTAGACCAAGCAAAAGGTACGATACTTACAGCAACAAACGGAAAAGAATATTTAGATTTCACCGCGGGTATAGCGGTTTGTAACTTAGGGCACTGCCATGAAACGGTTGTAAAGGCTGTCCAGGAACAAACAGAAAAACTATGGCATGTATCAAATCTGTTTCATATCCCTTTACAAGAAGAAGTGGCAACAAAGCTTGTAGCTCATTCTGATGGGAACTATGTGTTTTTCTGCAACAGTGGAGCTGAAGCAAACGAAGCAGCAATTAAGCTTGCTCGAAAATATACAGGCAAAACAAAAATTCTAACGTTTAAACAATCTTTTCATGGAAGAACTTTTGGAAGCATGTCAGCAACAGGCCAAGAAAAAATTCATGAAGGTTTTGGTCCACTTTTACAGGAATTTTCATATCTTGAATACAACAATCTTTCTTCCGTTAAAGCAGCAATGGATGAAAATGTAGCAGCGGTTATGCTCGAAGTGATTCAAGGAGAGGGTGGAGTAAATCCTGGTGAAGCTTCTTTTATCAAAGGGGTTGAAGCGCTTTGTAAAGAGCAAGATGTACTTCTCATAATCGATGAAGTTCAAACAGGAGTCGGCCGAACAGGCAAACCGTTTGGGTATCAGCATTACGATATTTCACCAGACATCATTACCGTTGCCAAAGGATTAGGGAATGGCTTTCCGGTTGGTGCTTTGATTGGAAAAGAAAAGCTAGTAGAGGCGTTTGGTCCTGGAAGTCATGGGTCTACGTTTGGTGGAAATCCGTTAGCAATGGCAGCAGCGATCGCAACATTGAACATTGCATTAGAGGATAGCTTTCTAGCAGAAGTTAGTGAAAAAGGAGCTTATCTCGTTCAACAACTTGAAGAGAAGCTTGGAAATGTTCCTTTTGTAAAAGAAGTTCGTGGTAAAGGTCTAATGGTTGGAATAGAATGTGATGGATCAGTTGGTGATATCGTGGGTGATTTAAGAGAACAAGGCTTATTAATTCTTGTCGCAGGGCCAACTGTCATTCGAATCTTGCCTCCTTTAACAGTTACCAAGGAAGAAATTGACAAAGCGGTAGAAATGATTGCCAAAGCCTGCTTAGTAACAAACTAA
- the argB gene encoding acetylglutamate kinase: MKEIVVVKCGGSTIGELSDDFYKSIKVLKDSGKAPVIVHGGGPEINKMLQVLKIKSEFVNGLRKTTKDVLETAEMVLCGKVNKNLVMKLQISGLNSIGLSGCDGQLLKAKPIHFESLGFVGEPESVNKTMLMQFLINDLVPVIAPIGFGTDGQRYNINADSAAGAIADGLGAKQLLFVTDVPGILNDGQLLEHVTTEEVEQLIESGVIYGGMIPKVKAAIKSLQGEIEEVMIVNGKGTTLTKDGSIAGTKVTKTKTPTHVS, from the coding sequence ATGAAGGAAATTGTAGTTGTAAAATGTGGCGGTAGTACAATCGGGGAACTGTCTGATGACTTTTACAAAAGTATAAAAGTATTAAAAGATTCTGGGAAGGCTCCTGTCATTGTCCATGGTGGGGGTCCCGAAATCAATAAAATGCTTCAAGTGTTAAAAATTAAAAGTGAGTTCGTCAACGGACTTCGCAAAACAACGAAGGATGTACTAGAGACAGCAGAAATGGTTCTTTGCGGGAAAGTCAATAAAAATCTAGTGATGAAGCTGCAAATCTCAGGCTTAAATAGCATTGGTCTTTCAGGCTGTGATGGCCAACTTCTTAAAGCAAAGCCAATTCATTTTGAATCATTAGGTTTTGTGGGTGAACCAGAGAGCGTAAATAAAACAATGTTAATGCAATTTTTAATCAATGACCTTGTCCCTGTTATTGCCCCAATTGGATTTGGTACGGATGGCCAACGTTATAACATTAACGCAGATAGTGCGGCAGGAGCGATTGCTGATGGCTTAGGAGCCAAACAGTTATTATTTGTTACCGATGTACCAGGAATTTTAAACGATGGTCAATTATTAGAACACGTAACAACTGAGGAAGTAGAACAATTAATTGAGTCAGGTGTCATATACGGTGGCATGATTCCAAAAGTAAAAGCTGCGATTAAAAGCTTACAAGGAGAAATTGAAGAAGTTATGATTGTGAATGGAAAAGGAACGACCTTAACGAAGGATGGTTCCATTGCCGGTACAAAAGTAACGAAGACAAAAACTCCGACGCACGTTTCTTAA